A window of Nicotiana sylvestris chromosome 8, ASM39365v2, whole genome shotgun sequence genomic DNA:
TATCACCAAATCTTCCCATGCTGATCTTTGAAGGATTGCATACTATCATTTTTTGTGCCACTTTAGCATGGCCGGGTTGCTGGAGCTCATCCACTTTATTGTTATTCGATTCTTCAGAGCCAGAGATGAGGAAGCTGGAGAAATTCCAGTGGCATTTGTTGTCAAGAGAGATGGGTGTGCACTTTCCCAAACAGATGTGATCGACTTTGTTTGTAAGCAGGTATCAGCTTCTCCATATGTAATTTTGTGTTAGTCCCTTCATCTGGCAGAAAGTGATTGTCTCCCTGCTGTATGATATGgctgttttttattattttcaagaATACATGTATATGATGCACCGTCAATTCTATGTATGTAGGCGCCTCCATTTCTAACATAACGTCTTATATTTATAATAGGTTGCACCATACAAGAAGATTAGAAGGGTTTACTTCAAAGCTTCAATACCCAGGTCTGCAGCCGGAAAGATTCTTAGAAAGGAGTTAAGGAACTTATTAACTTCCAAATTGTAGGGCCTCTTTATAAACTGTCCAGCTCTACAGTTGCCTAACAAAGTTGGCGCACGGGTGAAATCCAAAAGAAACCCATAATAGATGAGgatatttttgtgttttcttgTAGATGCAAGTAGATATTGGAGAAACAACAGTTGCCATTCATATATTATGTACAAATCTTGATCAATCTTTTGATTTCAGCAGCTCTAGTTGCCACTTATAGCTATCAAAAATGTCTCAAATAATCCCTTCTTCCAGTATATTGATATCCTGATTTTTTTTGTCTGAAATGGAGAGCAAATGATTTCTTTACCTCTCAGATGAAATTACAATTCTTGTCATGTGTTCTGGACTGTGAGATGACAAGATGCGGAagcgagactcagatggttcgggcatgttcagaggagaagcccagatgctccggtaaggagtTGTGGAGGgaacgagaagaggtagagggcgacccaagaagtattggggagaggtgattagacatGATATGGtgaggcttcagatttccgaggacatgacacttgataggaagttgtggaggtcaagcattaaggttgtatgttaggaggtagttgagtcttgccttactAATACCGCTGTGAGACTAGTCTGGTAGggtttttgtctaagatagctagtggcaatgttgtgtcttactatttttCAGTGCATGACTTATTTACTAGCTATCGgttttgctttgcatctttcttccGTATTTTATGTTGTTCCTATTTTCTTATGACTTTCTTATGATTTCTGTGGTGATATTAATATTGTCTACATTTGTCTTTTgttctcttgagccgagggtctttcgaaaacaGCCTCTTTATCCCTTCGGGGTAGGAGTAAGATCTGTGTACTCACTACCTTTCCCATACCCCActagtgagattttactgggttaTTGTTGTCGTTATTCTGGACCGTGACATATACGGAAATTGGAATTGTGTGAGGTAATAATGTTTTGACTCCTTAGTTGGAAAAGTGACATTTTAAACAAAACATTGAGGGTATATATCACTTTCTTCTAATTGGGTTTACATGTCACTTTTGCCACATCGTGTTAGTCTGAAGTTTGGTACCAAGATTAGAACAGGAGCACCACAATAACAAAGCAAAAACAGAAGTCTGGTTGCCCACATATTTGGTAAGCCTTCACAAGAACAACAAACTCAGTGAAATTCTATAAGTGGAGTCTGGGtgggatagtgtgtacgcagaccttactcctacttTATGAAGGtggagaggctgtttccgaaagatcATCGACTCAAAAACAATGAAAATAAAACAATTGGCAAACAATAGCAACAGCAAGGTAATAAGGCAATGGAAGCAAATAGTACAATAAGTAATAACAAAAATCTAGGGATACAAAACTACAAAAATAGTGCCAATCCTACTAATAATAATGACACACCGTGTAAAAAGAAGGGATTAGGAATAGGAAAATACAAGACTACTACTAATACTATTGGTAAGACAAGGCGGAACTCTAGACTGTCTGTCAACTCACCACCCTTattctcgacctccacaccttcctattggaggtcatgtcctcggtaagccGAAGCAGagccatgtcctgcctaatcacctcacaTCAGTTCTTCTTAGGCCTCCTTTTATCCCTCCTCTGACCTGCTATGGGCAACCTCTTGCACCTCCTAACCGGGGCATCAGAGTCTCTCCTCTtcacatgtccgaaccatctgagcTTCCATGTCCATAACTTATCTTCCATAGGAGCCACATCCATCTTGTCCCTAATATATTCATTCTTAATCATATTTTTCCTGGTATGCATACACAtctatctcaacatcctcatttctgctactttcatcttctgggcaTGAGATTTCTTGACTGGCCAATACTCAACTCCATACAACATGGCTGGTCTAACTACCGCTTTGTAGAACTTGCCCTTAAGTCTAGATGGCACATTCCTATCACACAAAACACCAGAAGCGAGCCTCTATTTCAACCACCCCGCTCCAATACGATGTGCGACATCCTTATCAATCTCCCTGTTACTCTGTATTATAGACCCAAGATATTTGAAACTATCTCTCTTGGGCTAAGAGTTGATCCCTGATGCAACCCCTATCACCACTGGTAAATAATCCGAGTCTCCTCCCACAGTTCTCACTCGAGTCTTAGCTTCAtcgtacatgtccttaatcatcCTAATCTACTCTACCGAAACGCCACCTACCTCCAAACAAGAACTTTGGCCCTAAACATAAAAACACATAACCAAAagctactaatacaactaaattctatCGGATGACTCAAAACACCTTTATTGCGTATAATGGAACTAATCTGATTTGACCCTTTCTTGAACTATGCATATATCAGGAGCTTAGTTCATCGTAATGTCCTTTTATTGAGTTATGAAGGAACACGGGGCAACACTCCTTGCTACTATTAGTTTTTCCTTGTTCAAATTTTCATCCATAGCACCATTGTTGTAGTTGTTAACACTATAGTTATCCTGAGtaacttatagcctgtttggccaagctgtaaaaatcaacttattttgagaagtgctttttttcaaaagtgtttttctcaaaagtacttttggtgaaaagcagtttgtgtttgactaattaatttgaaaaacatttttgagcagcaattagtgtttgaccaagctttaaaaaactgcttctaagtgtatttttctcaaaagtgcttttcaaaaaagtgtttttggagagaagctacttttttctgcttttcCAAAACTATTTCTGCTTCTccccaaaaatactttttttcctttcaaaagtttggtcaaacaccctaattttaaaaaaaaagcactttcgacaaaaaaaagtgtttttgcctcaaaagaaatttggccaaacaggctattagtcaAATGaggaaaaaagaataagaaaaatcaATTTAGACGAGAATAAAATGTGTCGGTCTATTTTTTATGATTTATTCTTATTTTAGCCTCTCTCTTTTGGGAAAATTATTCATACGAGAAGGTGAAAAGTTCAAAGATAAGTTGGTCACATATTTTATGAATTCCAAAGGGGAATGAAAAAAGTAAAACTGATGATGAAGGAACAAGTTAAATGAAGACTAGACAAATATTGTTAACTGGAAATTGCAAAGAAACAAAAATATTAGATTTCGAGTTTCGACAAAGAAAAAAGCATGGAATTGCTATTTCCCTTTATATAAATATATTACATTTTCTCTTCTTCCGTTTAATATTTTTTGAGAAATTGAGTCCCCAATAATTTCACTAGAGACAAAAAGGCAACGAACAAAACTGTTTCTACTTTGGTAAGAGGCAAAAAAGAGTCACTCTTGTATGTGTGATGGAGGGAATAAGAATCATCTTCTTATTAAGTAACTTCCTTCCATGTCCACACAAATTTCTCACCAAATCAGTTCAAAAAATGGTTCCAACTACATTCTCTACTTCCCAAGAATCACCATGGCAACAGCATCAGCTGTTCCAAAGACTTTACCTTCATTTCTTCCCAATCTCCCTTACCCAAGAACAGGAACTCTCTCTCAAATAAAGTTGAAATCCTTACAAACCCCACATAgagtcctttctcagcagccccATTTGAGCTCTAATGGAGTCCAATTCATCCCTACCAAGAGAAATGAAATGGGTGTTAAGAGAACTAACTCTAGTAGAAGATTTCTAGTCAGGTCCATGGGATCAGACAGTAGTATTACCTCCACAGGATTATCAAACAAGGCAAAAAATCGACACTTTTTCTCTGTGATATAATGTAAATTTGATTGGATAGCttgagttttgatgttttttgGGTGTTTGTATTGCTGTAGGTGGTTGGAGTATTGCATTTAGTAGTTTCACTTGGGATCATACTGGCTATGGATAAGTTGTTAAAGAAAGCATTTGTGACTGCTGCTATTAAGTTCCCAAGTGCTTTATTTGGAATGTTTTGCACATTTACTGTTTTAATGGCTCTTGACTCTATTGTTCCTAAGGCTGCAGCAGGATTGATGAACTTCTTTGAGCCTGCACTTTTGTTTATCCAGAGATGGCTTCCTTTGTTTTATGTACCTTCTTTGGTTGTTCTCCCTCTTGCTGTCAAGGATATTCCTGCTGCTTCTGGGGCCAAGATATGTTTCATTCTAGGTACAATATCTTCATTCTATTGAATAAAGGCAATGTTTTTGCTTCTTTAGCAGAATCAGCTGTTAAAATCAACTAACTGGTTTAATGCCTATTTAACTTCTAGAGGCTCTTGCTTAGGCAAATAATAGTCACACTTTAAGCTGGCGTGTACAAGAAAATGTTTTTAAGTTACTCATAGCTGAAGATCTTCCTATGAAATAAACAAAGTGTTTGGACATTCAACTCAAGGGAGCATGTTTAGAGTTGAACATGTTTGTACTAAATTGATAAGTTATTCTTAGTAAAGAATATATAGTGATAAAAAGGATGCAGCTTCTTTCTTGTTCTTCTCTCCCTCTGCCACATTGTGTAACTAATTTTGGAATTCTGCAGTTGGAGGCTGGTTGGCTTCACTTTGTGTTGCAGGTTTCACAGCTATAGCTGTCAGGAAAATGGTAAAGACCGAGATGATACCAGCTGAGCCCATGTCAAAGCCATCTCCCTTTTCTTCTTTGGAGGTGTGGACTTGGAGTGGGATCTTTTTGGCGTCATTTGTTGGTGCACTTCTCTATCCAACAGCGCTGGGAACAAGTGCTAGAACATGCCTACCCTTTCTACTTTCATCTACAGTATTAGGCTACCTAGTTGGGTCAGGGTATGATTCAGCATGCATCTCGGCATGAATAGATAcaattttcagtttattttatcTGGTGTGTGCATTCAAAAGGTTTATATCCGCAGGCTTCCATTGGCTGTAAAGAAGGTTTTTCATCCAATTATCTGCTGTGCAGTCTCAGCAGATCTTGCAGCAATTGCTTTTGGATGTCTTTCTCGGTCTGGAGTTGATCCAGTTCTTGGTGAAGATCTTACTTCTATGTTATAATTTTACTCATTTTCTTATGCTTACATTTGTATCAGATAAGTTAACTACTAACTATATCAACTTAGATTATCAtttttgttgggaataaaccccttaccaaaataatattcacggtaataaagcggaataataatgtagcaccgagatatggtaattaacaagaataaaagagtaacaatgacaccaagatttttacgtggaaaacccttctgaataagggaaaaaaccacgaccccgagaggagcaactgatatcactatagtaaggaattttacactttgtaggtcggagataaatactccaaagaccactacaacactcaaaagaaataaccctcttttgatattcccacctcactacaatatcgctcactctctattttcctcacagactattttcttataccttgtctgtgaaacctcactctttctttctctctttgttggtgtgaagaaatgagagttgaagctctccttttatagccaaagcttcaccctctaaagcctacaatatttgacaatttacacacacttttcacaattcaacaaagttggctaccaaaccaaagaaattcaacaaggttggctaccaaaccaaactaattcaacaaggttggctaccaaccaaaccaagtcaacaaggttggctaccaaaccaaagaaaactcttattaggcacatgcctaatacttcttcaatgagatggacatcatcaatctccccctccagtctcattcatccagaggaggtagcactgtcttctagtttgagtgcatgccgacaagttctttgcatagctcgaacttgttccttggtaccaccttggtcagcatatctgcgggattctcatttgtagaaatcttcaagacttttagagattcatcatctaccatttctcgaatccaatgatatctcacatcaatgtgtttggtccttgcatggtacatagagttcttgctaaggtctattgcactttgactgtcacaatagacgacatactccttctgatgcaatccaagctcttgaaggaaccgtttgagccataccatctccttgccagtttctgtagcggcaatgtactctgcttcagttgttgaaagtgcaacacacttctgcaacttagactgccatgatatagctccccctgaaaatgtaaacaaatatccagtagtagattttctgttgtcaatgtcacctgccatatcagcatctgtatagcccttcaagattggatcagatcctccaaagcacaaacaatctcccgtggtacctctcaggtacctgagtatccacttgactgcttcccaatgttcctttccaggattttcaagaaacctgctgacaacaccaactgcgtgagcaatatcaggtctagtacataccattgcatacatcaagcttccgactgctgaagaataaggaactttagccatgttccctttctcttccactgttgtaggacacatcttcttactcaactttagatgaccagcaagaggtgtgctgactggcttagcattcttcatgttgaagcgttctagtacacgttcaatgtacttctcctgagatagccacaactttctacttgttctctctcgaactatcttcatccctagaatttgttgtgctgggcccaagtccttcatatcaaatgacttggacagatctcctttcaactttgctatcaaccccttgtcttttcctacaattaacatgtcatccacatacaacaacaatataataaagttattctcagaaaatcttttgaagtatacacatggatcagaataggtctttaggtatgtttgacttttcatgaatgagtcaaacttcatgtaccactgccttggtgcctgcttcaatccataaagactcttattcaatttgcacaccatgtgtttctttccagctacttcaaatccttctggctgctccatataaatctcctcttccaaatctccatgaagaaatgcagttttcacatccaactgctccacttcaagatctaggctagctgctaagctcaaaattgttcgaatagaagtcattttgacaacaggtgagaaaatttcgtcaaaatcaatacctttcttttgttcgaagcctttaaccaccaatcgagctttgtatctgaccagcttgccatttccatctttcttgagtttaaagacccatttgcatttgagtggtcttttaccctttggaagttcaaccagcttgtatgtgccatttttctgtagagattccatctcttcttgcatagctttcatccactggttcttttctggatgggacaacacctccttaagactttctggctccccctcatcactgatgaggacatactctgtggaagggtacctgcatgactctacccttggcctctctgatctcctcagaggttgaggttgttcttctccctgagtggggtgctccacttcctcgacaccttcatcaagttgctccccctgctcaataacctcaccaggttgctccacctgctcggcaacctcgtcggttgtactttctgcacttgtgggattgttagaagtagaaggaatagtaacaaagttaggaattataccatttttcgccttttctaacatatcagcagcagttccaacttcactttctcggaagactacatctctgcttctgatgaccttcttctttacaggatcccacagtctgtacccgaactcttcatctccatatccgataaatatgcagggaacagatttatcatccagctttgttctctgctcttttggtacatgtgcaaaagctctgcaaccgaacaccttcagatgcgagtaggacacctccttgttggtccaaactctctctgggatttcaaacgccaacggaactgatggactcctattgatcaggtaacaggctgtctgaactgcttcaccccagaatgacttaggcagtttagccattctgagcatgcttctcaccttctccacaatggtgcggttcatcctctcggctacgccattgtgctgtggggttccaggaactgtcttttcatgtctgatcccatgacttgaacaatactcttcaaattcccttgaagtgtactcacctccattgtcacttcggaggcgctttagctttcgatccgtctccctttctactagagcatgaaatttctggaaaacttgaaacacctgatctttggttttcaaaatataaacccataattttcgtgaagcatcatcaataaaagtaacaaaatatttgttaccgcccattgattcaatttccattgggccgcaaacatcagaatatactaaatcaagtatattcaattttctttcagacgat
This region includes:
- the LOC104243228 gene encoding plastidal glycolate/glycerate translocator 1, chloroplastic; protein product: MSTQISHQISSKNGSNYILYFPRITMATASAVPKTLPSFLPNLPYPRTGTLSQIKLKSLQTPHRVLSQQPHLSSNGVQFIPTKRNEMGVKRTNSSRRFLVRSMGSDSSITSTGLSNKVVGVLHLVVSLGIILAMDKLLKKAFVTAAIKFPSALFGMFCTFTVLMALDSIVPKAAAGLMNFFEPALLFIQRWLPLFYVPSLVVLPLAVKDIPAASGAKICFILVGGWLASLCVAGFTAIAVRKMVKTEMIPAEPMSKPSPFSSLEVWTWSGIFLASFVGALLYPTALGTSARTCLPFLLSSTVLGYLVGSGLPLAVKKVFHPIICCAVSADLAAIAFGCLSRSGVDPVLGDYLTKAASNPGAGDILMGFLGSVIISFAFSMFKQRKLVKRHAAEIFSSVIIATLFSLYSTAFIGRLVGLEPNLTVSILPRCITVALALSIVSFFEGVNTSLTAAVVVLTGLVGANFVQAVLDKLGFNDPIARGIATASSAHGLGTAALSAKEPEALPFCAIAYALTGIFGSLVCSVPAVRQSLLAIVG